The Candidatus Aminicenantes bacterium DNA window CAGGCGGTGAACTCGGGCAGGAGATGGTAGAACTGGAAGACGAAGCCGATTTTGGCATTGCGGGTTCGGGCCAGCTCCCGCCAATCCTTGGCGTAGAGATCCTCCCCGTCCAGATAGACCGTGCCCTCGCTGGGCCGGTCGAGGGCGCCCAGGAGGTTGAGAAGAGTCGTCTTGCCGACGCCCGAAACGCCCATGATGGCCGCCACATCCCCCGCCTCGAGCTCCAGGGTCAGACCGCCGAAGACCCTGAGTCGTCCTTCGGGCAGGGGATATTCCTTGCCCAGGTTGACGGCGCGGACGACGGGTTCACTCATATTTAAGGGCCACCACGGGATCGACTTTGGCCGCCCGCCGGGAGGGGAAGAGGGTCGACAAGAGGCTGACGGCGAGGGCGACGCCGAGGATCAGGGCCAGGTCCCAGGGCTTGATGTGGAACGGGACGTAGGAGATCTGGTAGATGTCGACCGGGACGCGGATCAGCTTGAGAGCGTTGGCCAGCAGGCACCAGCCGAGCCCGAGGACGGTCCCCAGGATCGTTCCCGAGACGCCGATCATCGAGCCCTGCAGAAAGAAGACCCGCTGAATGTGCCGGGGGGTCGCCCCCAGGGACATCAGGATGCCGATGTCCCGCGTCTTCTCCATGACCATCAGGATGAGGGTGGCGATGATGTTGAGGGCGGCCACGATGACGATCAGGGCGATGGTCAGGAAGATGATGGTCTTTTCCAGCTTCAGGGCGGAGAAAAGCGACTTGTTGAGCTCGGCCCAGGTCGTGACGTAGACAAGCGGGGGCAGCTTGGCCTTGAGCGTCTCCTTGAAAGCCGGGGCGGCGAAGACGTCCCGGATCATGACCTGGAGGTAGCTGACCCCGCCGACCATGTCGAACCACTTCTGGGCGACGGCCAGCGGGATGATGGCCGTCCCCGAATCGAACTCGTACAGTCCGGTGGCGAAGATCCCGCTGACCTTGAAGCTCTTGATCTTGGGAACGGCGCCGATCGGGCCCATCCGCGAAGACGACGACAGGACCCGGATAACGTCGCCGATACCGGCGCCCATCGCATAGGCCAGGTCGTGTCCCAGGAGGATGCCGTCGCGGCCGCCCTCTTCGGGGAGTGTGCCGGACTCCAGCTTGGCCAGCCAGGGGGATTGGGTCCGCTCGAGGCGGAGGTCCATGCCCTTCATCATCGCCGGCTGGGTCTTGAGCGGACCGACGAGGAGGACCATGTTGAGAGCCACGGGCGAGACGGAGACCACACCGTCCAAGCCCCGGATCGTCTCCGCCATCGCGGCGTGGTCGGCCAGGGAGCCGCCCGACACGTCCGAGACCATAAGGTGCGAAGTGGCGCTCAAAATCTTGGCCTGGACGTCCTCCTGGAAGCCCGTGATCAGAGCCACGGCGATGATCAGAGCGGCGACACCGATGGTGATGCCCAGGGCCGAGATGAAGGTGATGACCGAGACGAAAGCCTGTTTGCGGCGGGCCGTCAAATAGCGGCGGGCGACAAAGCCTTCAAATCCCATGGCCGGGGTTTCCTCGCCTCACTCCCGCGGCCGCAGCAGCGGGAAGAGGATGACTTCGCGGATCGATCGCCGGTTGGCGAGGAGCATGGCCAGGCGGTCGATGCCGATCCCCTCCCCGCCCGTCGGGGGGAGACCGTACTCCAGGGCCTGGACATAGTCCAGATCGATGGGATGGCTTTCGTCGTCGCCCTTGGCTTTTTCTCCGGCCTGCTGTTCGAAGCGCAGCCGCTGCTCGACCGGGTCGGTCAGCTCGGAGAAGGCGTTGGCCAGCTCCATGCCCGAGATGAACAGCTCGAACCGGGCCGCTTCGTCGGGATGATCAAGGGCCGCCTTGGCCAGCGGCGAGACCTCCTTGGGGGGGTTGATCAGGAAGGTCGGCTGGACGAGATGGTGCTTGACGCGCTTGTCGAAGATGACGTCGAGGGCCCGGCCGTAGGTCAGGGGCTTCTTGTCCGGGGCCATCTCCTCGCCCAGCCGGATGACGGCGTCCCGGTCGTCGAAGGCGCCGGCCGAGAGCCCGCCGTAGCGCTCGAGAGCCTCCCGGAAGCGGAGCCGCGGCCAAGGCCGCTTGACGGAGATGACGGCGTCGCCGTAAGGGAACTCGTCCTTGCCCAGAAGGTCCCGGACCAGGCCGCCGATCAAGTCTTCGGTCAGATCCATCATGTCGTTATAGTCGCTGTAGGCCTGGTAGAACTCGAGCATCGTGAACTCGGGGTTGTGCTCGGCGTCGATGCCCTCGTTGCGGAAGTTGCGATTGACTTCGTACACCCGCTCCAGCCCGCCCACGACCAGCCGCTTGAGGTAGAGCTCGGGGGCGATGCGCAAAAAGAGATCGATGTCCAAGGCGTTGTGGTGGGTGACGAACGGCCGGGCCAGGGCCCCGCCCGGAACGGCCTGCATCATCGGCGTCTCGACTTCCACATAGCCGCGGCCGTCGAAATAGCGGCGCAGGTAGGTGACGATGGCGCTGCGAAGCCGGAAGACCTCGGTCGCCTCGGGGTTCATGATCAGGTCCAGGTAGCGGCGCCGATACCGGATCTCGACGTCCTGCAGGCCGTGCCACTTTTCGGGCAGCGGGCGGTGGCACTTGGCCACGAACTGGAAGGCGGAGACCAGAACCGTCAGCTCGCCCGTTCGAGTCCGGAAGACCTCGCCTTCGACCGCGATCCAGTCGCCCAAATCGAAGAGGAAGAACCGCTCATAGACTTCCTTGCCCACGCCGTCTTCGCGGATGTAGGCTTGAAGCTTGGCCCGGCCGTCCGAGATGTGGAAAAAGGTGGCCCGGCCCATCTGGCGGATGGACAGAATCCGCCCCGGGACGCGGACCCGGGGCTTCGCGGCCTCGAGGTCCTCTTTTGTCCGGGCTGCAAACTCGGCCGCCGCCGCGGCGACGGAATGGGTCCGCTCGATCTTGTGGGGAAAGGGGTCGATTCCCGCGGCGACGAGCTTTTTAAGCTTTTCGGCCCGGGCCAGCTCCTGATCGTTTCGCCGCTCCTCGGCCGGCGATTCGGACGGGAGGGCGCTTGGGTTCGGGGCGTTCGGTTTTTGGTCTTGGCTCATGGTCGTCGACTTTCGTGGTGGATTCCTTGTCGGCCAGGCTTCGGCGGACGGCGTCCAGGACGCCGTTGACGAAGTCGGCAGACTCTTCGCCGCTGAAGCGTTTGGCGATCTCGATGGCTTCGTTGATGACGATGGCCGGAGCCACGGTCTTGCCTTCCTCCAGCAGCTCCAGGACGGCCAGCCGCAGGATGTTGCGGTCGACCGGGGTCATCCGGGCCACCCGCCAATTGCGGGAGGTCGCTTGGATCAGGCCGTCCAGCTCGTCCCGCCGGGAGGAGACCCCGCGGACGAGCCAGGCGGCGTACTCGGCCTCGGCGTCGGGCGCGGAGCCGGCCGCGGACGCGGCCGCGTCCGCCGGGGAGGGCAGGATGTCCGGACCTCCCTCGTTGAACTCGAGTCCGTAGAGAGCCTGAAGCGCCCGCTCGCGGGCCGACCGTCTTTTCCCCATCGGGGGCCTACAGCTTGGCGTCCTTAAACAGGTTGAGGGTCTCGATCAGGGAGAAGGCCGCGTCCCAGCCCTTGTTGCCGGCTTTGGTTCCGGCCCGCTCGATGCCCTGCTCGATGGTGTCCACGGTCAGCACCCCGAAGGCGACGGGGCGGCCGTGCTGCATGGCGATCTGGGCCAGCCCTTTGGTCACCTCGGCGCTGAGATAGTCGAAATGAGGCGTGTCGCCCCGGATCAGGGCGCCGATGCAGAGGAGTCCGTCGAACTTGCCCGAAGCGGCCAGCTTCTCGGCCGCCAGCGGGATCTCGAACGACCCGGGCACTTTGTAAACGCTGAGATCGGCCTCCTCGGCCCCCAGCTTCTTCAGGGCGTCCAGGGCGCCGTCGAGCAGGCGTCCGGTGATGAACTGATTGAACCGGCTGGCGACGATGGCGATCTTGAAGCCCTTGGCCTGCAGCTTGCCTTCATAAATTTTCATGCCCGTTCCTCCGAACCCGTGGAGTCCGCTTATTCTACAGGGAATCGGCCGGCTTGTAAATGCGGGAAGGATATGCTAATACCTTGCTTCTCGGCATCGTCCCATCCGCCGCCAAGGAGATCCGGAGATGAGTCCCTCTTCCGCCTATCCCCGTGTGCCGCTCGACCAGCTGCGCTGGCGCTGCGATCCCGCCGGCCTGCCCTACGACACCAGCTCGCTTTGCCCGGCCTGCGAAGAGATCATCGGCCAGGACCGCGCCCTCAAGGCCCTTCTGACCGGGCTCGACATCAAAAGCCTGGGCTATAATATCTTCATCACCGGGATGGCCGGCACCGGCCGCACCACCACCATCAAGCAGCTCCTGGAGCGGCTGGAAAAGGGCGATCGGCCGCCCGACGACATCCTCTACGTCAACAATTTCAAATATCCCGACGAGCCGAGCCTGCTCTTCCTCCCGGCCGGCAAGGGCAAGCTCTTCGTCGCCGAGTTGGTCGACCTGCTCGACAGGCTCAAAGCCAACATCCCCGAGTTCCTCAAGAGCAAGTACTACACCGACAAGCGCGACGCCGTCATCGAGGAGCAGCAGGGCAAGCAGAAGGCTCTCCTGCAGGGCTTCGAGGAGGAGACGGCCAAGGAGGGCTTCTCGGTCATCCAGGTCCAGATGGGCCTCTTCGTCAAGCCTGATCTGATCCCCGTCATCGACGACCAGCCGACCCCCTTCCCCAAGGTCGAGGCCCTGGTCAAGGAGAAGAAGCTCCCGGCCGAGCGCTTCGAGGCTCTCAAAAAGGCCTATGAAGCCCTCTCTCAAAAAATGGAAAGCGTCTTTGAGCGCCTGCGCGAGATCGAGGAAGAGACCCGCCTCCGGCTCAAGGCCTGGGACGCCGAATCGATCGCCCCGACCATCAAGGGGGCGGTGGCCGAGATCAACGCCCGCTTCCCTCATCCCCGGGTCCCCGAGTACCTGGCCGAGGTCGAAGCCGGCCTGATCGGCGCCATCGAGATCTTCAAGAACCAGAAAAAGGACGAGGACAAGAAGGACGCCCCGCCCGGCGATCCGATGCTCGATTACCAGGTCAACCTGCTGGTCGATAACGGCGACCTCAAGCACTCCCCGGTCATCATGGAGACCAATCCGAACTATCTCAACCTGTTCGGTTCGATCGAGTCGACCATGAACCGCTTCGGCCTCCTCCAAACCGACTTCACCAAGATCAAAGCCGGCTCTTTCCTCAAGGCCAACGGCGGCTACCTCGTGGTCAACGCCCTGGACGCCCTGGTCGAGCCGGGCGTCTGGGCCACCCTCAAGCGGACCCTGCGCAATCAGGTCTTCGAGCTCCAGAACTACGCCGCCCTATTCCTCTTCTCCTCGGCCCGGCTCAAGCCGCAGCCGATCAAGATCAACGTCAAGCTGGTCATGATCGGGGACGAGGAGATCTACAACCTGCTTTATTCCATGGATGAGGACTTCCGCAAGGTCTTCAAGATCAAGGCCGAGTTCGACTCGGAGATGGCCAAGTCCGAGGACGCTATCAAGGACTACATCCGGTTCATCAAGAAGATCGGGGACGAGGACGGGCTCCTGCCCTTCGACCGGACCGGCATGGCCGCCGTCATCGAGTACGGGACCCGGATCGCCGGCCGGCACAAGAAGCTCAGCACCCGCTTCAACGTCATCGCCGACGTGGTCCGGGAGTCGAGTTACTGGGCCGGCAAGGACGGCGGGACCGTAGTCTCGGACCGCCACGTCGAGCAGGCTGTGCGGGAGCGCTTCGAGCGGGTCAGCCTGATCGAGGACAAAATCCAGGAGATGATCGAGGACGGCTCCATCATGATCGACACGGCCGGAGCGGTCGTCGGCCAGGTTAACGGCCTGGCGGTCTACAGCATGGGCCAGTTCGCCTTCGGCAAGCCGGCCCGGATCACGGCCCGGGTCTCGGTCGGCCGGGCCGGCATCGTCGACATCGAACGGGCCGTCGATATGAGCGGCTCCAGCCACAGCAAGGGCGTCCTGATCCTGGGCGGCTTCCTGCGCGGCCTCTTTGCCCGGAACAAGCCCTTCGCCTTGTCCGCCTCGATCGCCTTCGAGCAGAGCTACTCGGGGATCGACGGCGACAGCGCCTCCTCGACCGAGGCCTATGCCCTGCTCTCGGCCCTGGCGGGGCTGCCGCTGCGCCAGGATCTGGCGGTCACGGGGTCGCTCAACCAGAAAGGCGAGATCCAGCCGATCGGCGGCGTCAACGAGAAGATCGAGGGCTTTTTCGACGTCTGCCAGGCCAAGGGCTTGACCGGCACTCAGGGGGTCCTCATCCCCCACCAGAACGTCCAAAACCTTATGCTGCGGCCCGACGTCGTCCAGGCCGCAGCCGAGGACCGCTTCCACATCTACCCCGTCCATTCGATCGACGAGGGCATCGCCATCCTGACCGGCCTGCCGTCCGGCGCCCGCCGCATCGACGGAACCTGGGAGCCGGGCTCGGTCAACGACTTGGTGGATCAGGAGATCCAACGCCTCTCCCGTGCGGCCAAGGCCGCCGGCGAGGACAAGGACGCGGTGAAAGAATAGTCTCCCCGGCCGGCCTAAGAGCCGGCTTGATTTTCCGCCCGATCGCGTGTCATGATGAGCGGCCGGGCGCCCTGCAAGTCCGCGTCGGCCGCAAGCGGCGCGGCGAAAGGAACGAGACATGGATCAAGCCGAAAGACCGCGCAAGCAAGGCCTGTTCATCACCATCGACGCCAACATCGGGGCGGGCAAGACCAACGCCTGCCACGCCATCAGCTCGGCCGCCACCGCCAGCGGCTGGCCGGCCCGGGTTCTTGAGGAGCCGACGCACAGTCCCAAGTTCACCTATTTCCTCAACCATTACTACGACGACCTGCGCACCGGAAACAACACCGGCGGCGGCTTCTCCATGCAGATGTTCATGCTTTGCCAGCGCTACGAGCAGCACCGGCTGGCCGTCGAGCTGGCCTGGGGCCCGCAGGGCCAGGTGGTCATTCAGGACCGACCGATCTACGGCGACACCGTGTTCGCCACCACGGCCATGGAGCGCGGCTTCATGACCCACCAGGAGTTCGAGCTGTACGTCGACGTCTTTCGCAACATGAGCCGCGACGTGATGCCGCCCGATATTTTCGTCTTTCTGGACGTCGCCCCCGAGGAATGCCACCGCCGCATGGAAAACCGGGCTCGCGGGGAGGAAGCCGGCGTACCTCTGGACTACCTGCAGCACCTGGACAAGAACTACAGGCTGCTGCTGCAGGAAATGCGGCGGCGCGGAGTGCGGGTCATGGTCATCGACTGGAGGGAGTTCGGCCCTCCGGTGGATGTCTGGAAGCAGATCCTGCGGATGTCGATGTCGTCTGATTCCTGGTACGAGCAGCTGGCGTTCTCGTTCGCCAAGCATCCCCGAATGCCGGTGATGCCGAACGGCGGCGAGACTAAGCCCGACGCGGCCGGCTAATTCTTTTCCAGAATCAGCAGCCACCCCTTGCCCGGCTCGACGGGGATCGGCTCGTCCGCGGCGAACGAGGCGGCCAATTGAAAATTGGGGATTTCCGGCGCCCGGAGCTTCGCTTTCCGCGGATCGAGCCCAAGGGCCTTCCAGTCGATCCGAAGCCGCGTCCGGACCGGTCCCATGGCCCAGCTGGCCAGGGCGATCATCGAGCGTCCGTCCCGCCGGTAGACAGTGGCCAGAACGCCCGGGTCGTCGGCTCGAACGGGGCAGTCCTCGGTCCACCAGCCGCTCATCCGGGATTCGCCGAGACCGAAGGCGTCCCAAACCTTCCATAGCCGGGCCGGGTCGTTGCCCGACCAGGGCAGCCGATTGGTCATCCCGAAGACCATCCCCCGCCAGGGGTTCCCGCCGTCCTGCAGCATCTCCCCCATCAGGCCGAAGGGAAGCCCCGAGACCTCGACCAGCCAATAATCCGCCGGCGTGCCGTTGTAGTCGAAGTACTCGCCGAACCACAGACGGTTGAGGTAAGGAAAGTGCTCGAGGTAGAGGGTGGCGCTCGAGACGAATCCGTCCCGGGGGTTGTACTGGTTGGCCGAATGGAGGTCGATCAGGGCGTCCGGCCGGTTGCGGTCGAGAACTTTGCGGACCCGTTTCATGGTCGTCCGGTCGAAAGCCACGTCGTCCAGATAGAGGCCGTCGATCCCGATCTTGCGGGCCAGCCAGTCGAGCCCTTCGATGTAATAGTTGTGCCAGCGCGACATGCCGCTGTTGATGACGGCCGCGTCCTTGAGCTCGGGGACGAACCAGGCGGCGATGTAGTCGGCGCCGAGGTGCTCCTGGAGCCAGGCGTATCCGCCGCCCGGCCCGGGCGTGAAGATCTCGTGCCCCAGGCTGCGCAGGGCGAAGATCTCGGACGCCCGGTTGCTGAGCTCCCGGACGGTGTCGTAGATCTTGACCCGGAACCCGCGCCGATGGGCCTCGTCGACATAAGCCTTCATCTCGGCCGGGCGAAGAAAGGGATAGTTGATATAGGGGTTGATGGCGTTGGCGTGATGGATGTTGATCGTGTTGGCCCCGCTCGCGGCGACTTCGGCCACGGGCTTATAGGCGTGCATGAAGCGGGTCGCGAAATGAGCCTTCGGGTCGATCGTCTTGAAGGGCGTCAGAAGAAGGATGAAGTGGAAGTGGAGGTCGCGGCCGGGCTCCAGGGTTCTTGCACCGCCGGACGCGGCGTAGAGCACCACCCCCGGCTTCCCCTCGCGGACTTTGACGGTCCCCTTGCCCCCGTTCCACCAGGACGGTGGCAGGTTGAGGGGCTTGCTCAGGTAGAAATTGGTGTTGAGGGGCCGGCTGTAGTTCTCGGCCCGCAGGCCGACCTGCATCCCGGCGTTGACCTCGCCCAGCCAGAGCGAATCCTGATTCTTTTTTTGGTCCCAAGCCCACTGCAGCTCCGCCGGTCGGAGCCCGCCCTTGACGCCGAGGCCCATCATATAGCGGGCTGCGGCCGCCGCCCAGGGGATCTCCAGGCGGACGTCTCTTACGGCCATGATCTCATCGGCCGCCAACCGGACCTGAAATTCGAGATAGCCGTCCATCTCCATCCAGGCCCGCCCCTCCATCCGCAGGCCGGGAGCCGTGTTTTTAAACTCCCAATCCACGCGGCCGGGAGCCTTCTTGGTGAAGACGACCCCCTCAGGCTTCCATTCGAACGGCCGGCCTATGCCGTCCTCGACGATCAAGGCCATCGGGCCGGCCAGCACGTCCTTGGGCTTGTCGGTCAGCCGGGCGACATCCGACGCGAAGTAGCTTCGGATCGCCGCCGGCAGGCCGTCGAGCCCGAGACTCACCGTCCGCCCCAGGCAGCCCAGGGTCTGGCCCCGGACGGTCAGCGGGGTGAACGGCTTGACGACTTCGTCATCCATGGCCAGGGTCGAATCGAGCCAGCGGAGTCTGGACATCCGGGCCGGATCCGCATCGCCTCCGTCGGTCCGCAGGGCCGGTCCGACGGCCAGAGCGAGCCGCACGGTCTGGGCCGCCCGCCCCTTGGCCGATACGGATACGTCGCCCTCATAGCGTCCGGGCCGGCAATTCGCAGGCACCTGAACTCCGCACCAAAGCGCCTGGACCTTGCCCTCGCCCACGGCCACGGACTTGTAGAGCGGCGTCCCGTCCCAGTCCGTCCCCCCCGTGTTGATACAGCGCAGAGCCGAGGCCGGGATCGTCCCACCGGCGGCGGACCGGAGCGGCGAGAAGCCCACGGTAACTTCTTCCAACGCCCCGCCGCAAGCCCAAAGCCCGACCTGGAAGGCGAAAAACTCCCCCCGTGCCGCCTCCCCCGCGAGCTCCGGCCGCGGCCCCTCGACGACCCACTTGTAAGGCAAGTCATCGACCATGCGGATCGAGCTCCGCCGATCCTCGGGGAATAGAAGGAACGGTCGGTCGGCGAAGCGCTGCCGCAGGGCCATCGTCTCTTCCGGAAAGGCGATGAACTCCATGGGCGTGAAGGCATCGAAAGCGTCAGCGGACTCAAGAGCCCCGGGCTTGGCTTCGGGAAAGCGGCCCGTGTCCGTCGCCGAAGCCGGCAAGCCGTTGCGGGCCAGCCAGGCTTCTTCGGCCGTCCGCTCCGGCTCCCGGTACCGTGCGGTCGGGTAGTTCCGGCTCCCGGTCAGCCGGTAGGGCATATAATAGAAATCATATTCGCCCGGCCCCGAGGCCGGTTGAAAGACAAAGACGCCGGCGGCCCGATCCACGGATACGGCGACGACATTGGCGATCCTCGCGCCGGCGGCGTCAGTGACGATGACGGCCTTCGTCTCGGGCGCCGGATCGCGACGACGCCAGGGAATCCTGATCCGGACGGCATCCGCGGCCGCAGCAACCCGGACGACGGCCCTGTGGTTGCCGAGGGCCGAAACGTCCCAGGCTTCGCCCGCGCCGGTTCCGGGACCGGCGGCCACCGGTCCGAGAGCCAGCCGGGCGAACAGAGCGGCCAGTCCGATCTTGGATAGGTTTGTCATGGCGTCACCTCGAAGGAGTTGGCGGCCGGAGCGCCGCTCCGCAACCGCGCTATTCGTCCAGCAGATCGATCTCGGCGATGGCCCAATGGCGCCCCGAAGGATGCGATTCGGTCAGGGTGATCCGCAGGAACCGGGCCGTCGCAGGCACCCGCGAGACAATCGATCGGACCATCGACAGATCCTCAACCTCGGACTTCTTCAGGATCGGGAAGTAATTGCGCCCGAAGTCGAGTCCGGTCCAAACGACCCCATCCAGTGAGGTCTCGACGTCGAAGTTGCGGGGATAGGACAGGGGACGGTTCTGCTGCCGAAGGACAATCTGCCGGAAGCTCTCGATCCGGCCCAGGTCGATGCGGACGAAATCTCCCCGCTGTTGGGGAAACCCGGTCGACCAGTAGGTCTCCGGCCGGCCGTCGAAAGCCAGCCCGATCGAAGCCGCGTTCAGGCTGGCGCGGCCTCGCCAGATCGACCTGTCCCCCACCGAATGCAAGGCCGGGGCGCCGGGATCGTGGCTCGCCGCCCAGGGCAGGATGCGGTAAAGAACCGACCCGTCCGCTTCGGCCACCGGGTCGGCCCGGTTCCGATGTTTGACCATCCGGCGGAGGAAGAGCGCCCTCCGCTCGGCGGGCATGGCGCCGACATGGGCCAGGACATAACCGACCTGCAGGCTTTCCAGCAAGTCGAGCGCTGCCTTGCTGGGGAATCCCTCCATCGCCTCGCGGACGATCCGATAGGCGGGCGGAGCGTACCCGCTGTACCCGTTGACAAGATGCTTCCAATGAAAGGTCGAGTAGTAGACCGGCCAGGCGTCCTTCCATTCCTCGTCGTCGCGAGTCGGCATGGGGATTTCGACCAGGGAGGCATCATCCGGAAGAGCCGCAACGGCACGGTAGATGGCCGGCACGCCCGAGCCGAGCGGGATCGAGATCATCGGCAAAGGGACGGACCACGATTCGATCAGGACGAGAACGGCCAAGCCGGCCACGATCCCGACGCGGCGACCGCCGGGCCGGCTTCGCAGCCAATCGGCCAAGGTGTAAGCCGAAAAAATAGCCAGGCAGAGGATGACCAGGACGGAGAAGCGGCTGGCCGCCCGCAGGCTTTGGAATCCGGGCAGCCAGTTGTAGGCCCAGGCATAAGGACCGGTCAGGATCTTGCGGCCGAAAATGCGGATCGAAGGACCGAACGACAGCAGGAAAGCGGCGGCGCCCGCGGCGGCGAAGCAGCGGGCCGAGGCGGACGCCGTCCGCGCCAAGCGCGCCAGCCGGCCGCGAAAACGGCGGTCGCCGA harbors:
- a CDS encoding discoidin domain-containing protein, producing the protein MGRTGATGGWRRDAAILVAFALVSILLTWPVAARISTQIAGDPHDSLYTMYALSWNYRVIGGTESFWNANIFYPYQGVLFYGDPLFGLTLIGAPIRLLTKNPVVLFNLLFLLSFFLCAAGAYALTKRLTGSQPAAFLAGLIFAFCPYRFAHIGHLEILYFAWIPFTLLFMHRFFQRPTWGNTFGMAAFYILQVLSCAYYGAFFTFFAAVFAVYSLAKTGLWRQGRFWARAAAFAGLVGACLTPYILPFLRVHARMHFIRPQWEVEFYSAQLQHYLAVPPWNHVWGGLFGRLGGVEWQLFPGLTAIVLTAWGLARLARRSSSLPLPPPAERYRVFFALWNAINAGLLLIVVFLASRPTFSSTLAGFKLSSRRIEDPLVLLILSFAARLVGDRRFRGRLARLARTASASARCFAAAGAAAFLLSFGPSIRIFGRKILTGPYAWAYNWLPGFQSLRAASRFSVLVILCLAIFSAYTLADWLRSRPGGRRVGIVAGLAVLVLIESWSVPLPMISIPLGSGVPAIYRAVAALPDDASLVEIPMPTRDDEEWKDAWPVYYSTFHWKHLVNGYSGYAPPAYRIVREAMEGFPSKAALDLLESLQVGYVLAHVGAMPAERRALFLRRMVKHRNRADPVAEADGSVLYRILPWAASHDPGAPALHSVGDRSIWRGRASLNAASIGLAFDGRPETYWSTGFPQQRGDFVRIDLGRIESFRQIVLRQQNRPLSYPRNFDVETSLDGVVWTGLDFGRNYFPILKKSEVEDLSMVRSIVSRVPATARFLRITLTESHPSGRHWAIAEIDLLDE